The following are from one region of the Gloeomargarita lithophora Alchichica-D10 genome:
- a CDS encoding Uma2 family endonuclease → MVAISSKFTLAEYLSYTDGTDTRYELVQGELVAMAQPTGVHGAICEFINDAFRPEIQQLQLPLISKQELIAVQTLYINNKITCRIPDVTVITLEQWESIKFCEAVLKETTPLLVVEVVSDGSRNIDYRKKRVEYNAIEIPEYWIVDFSDRKVTVLILKNDLYEEVIYGDQNKIQSELFPKIQLIPKEIFSI, encoded by the coding sequence ATGGTTGCCATTAGTTCTAAATTTACCCTCGCTGAATATCTTTCCTATACTGATGGCACAGACACCCGGTATGAATTGGTTCAAGGGGAATTAGTAGCAATGGCGCAACCGACTGGAGTGCATGGGGCAATTTGTGAATTTATAAATGATGCTTTTCGCCCAGAGATTCAGCAATTACAGCTACCTTTAATCTCAAAGCAAGAATTGATTGCAGTTCAGACATTATATATTAACAACAAAATCACTTGTCGGATTCCTGATGTTACAGTCATTACCCTTGAGCAGTGGGAAAGTATTAAATTTTGTGAGGCAGTCTTAAAAGAAACTACTCCATTATTAGTTGTGGAAGTAGTCAGTGATGGTAGTCGGAATATAGACTATCGTAAGAAAAGGGTTGAATATAATGCCATTGAAATTCCTGAATATTGGATTGTTGATTTTAGCGATCGCAAAGTTACTGTATTAATTCTAAAAAATGATCTTTATGAAGAGGTTATTTATGGAGATCAAAATAAGATTCAATCTGAATTATTTCCAAAAATACAGTTAATCCCGAAAGAAATTTTTTCGATCTAA
- a CDS encoding AEC family transporter, whose product MSGELIALIKLYVTLIVCVGVGWGMGAYLPRRLLEWVGQFLFWVGVPVSVLGFVLNVRLDWSVWGAGLVSILAFWGAWGLGELWLAGWGKRWLSPQRGSFLLTSMAGNTGYVGYPVCLFLLGSEYFAWAVVFDLTNTLTGSYGLGVWLAARLGGQGARPWWALVKNPILWSALLALGLYPLPRPDWLNAALQNLAWGVVILSLVLTGVRLGQIQHWGKLKAVWASLGIKMLVVPLLVGLILQLFPLAEPLRLLLVLQSGMPPALATLILTEAYGLESGLTVSAIGLGLGLLLVTLPLWLLLFGRGLF is encoded by the coding sequence ATGTCTGGGGAATTGATTGCGCTGATTAAGTTATACGTCACCTTGATTGTCTGCGTTGGGGTGGGGTGGGGCATGGGCGCATATTTGCCCCGGCGCCTCCTGGAATGGGTGGGGCAATTTTTGTTTTGGGTGGGGGTGCCGGTAAGTGTACTGGGTTTTGTCCTAAATGTGCGCCTGGACTGGAGCGTGTGGGGGGCGGGGTTGGTGTCTATTCTGGCCTTTTGGGGGGCGTGGGGGCTGGGGGAACTGTGGTTGGCCGGGTGGGGCAAGCGTTGGCTCTCTCCCCAACGGGGCAGTTTTTTACTCACCTCGATGGCGGGCAATACGGGCTATGTGGGTTATCCGGTGTGTTTGTTTCTGTTGGGGTCGGAGTATTTCGCCTGGGCGGTGGTGTTTGATTTGACCAATACGCTTACCGGCTCCTATGGGTTGGGGGTGTGGTTGGCGGCACGCCTGGGGGGGCAGGGGGCACGACCGTGGTGGGCATTGGTCAAAAATCCCATCCTCTGGTCGGCACTGCTGGCCTTGGGGCTGTACCCGTTGCCCCGCCCGGATTGGCTGAATGCCGCTCTGCAAAACCTGGCCTGGGGGGTGGTGATTCTTTCCCTGGTGTTGACCGGGGTGCGCCTCGGCCAAATTCAACATTGGGGCAAACTCAAGGCGGTATGGGCGAGTTTGGGGATCAAAATGCTGGTGGTGCCTCTATTGGTGGGGCTGATTTTGCAATTGTTTCCCCTGGCGGAACCCCTGCGTTTGCTATTGGTACTGCAATCCGGGATGCCCCCCGCCCTGGCGACCTTGATTTTAACCGAAGCCTACGGCCTGGAATCCGGTTTGACCGTCAGTGCCATTGGTTTGGGGTTGGGCCTGTTACTGGTGACCTTGCCCCTGTGGTTGCTGTTATTTGGGCGGGGACTGTTTTAG
- the clpB gene encoding ATP-dependent chaperone ClpB: MQPTDPNKFTEKAWEAVVKSQDIARRYRQQQLEVEHLLLAVLEQNDFGAKMLEQSGCDLTQCTQQIDTFARRQPQVNNGSGQLYLGRFLDLLLDRSEAQRLTWTDELISVEHFLLGLGEDERLGRRLLQNLGVTTEQLTAAIKTIRGNQRVQDASPESHYQALERYGRDLTEQARAGKLDPVIGRDEEIRRVVQVLSRRTKNNPVLIGEPGVGKTAIAEGLAQRIINGDVPESLKNRRLISLDLGSLVAGARYRGDFEKRLQAVLREVTQAEGQVVLFVDELHTVVGAGATQGTMDASNLLKPMLARGELRCIGATTLDEYRKYIEKDAALERRFQPIRVEEPSLDDTVAILRGLKERYEVHHGVKIADAALVSAVVLSIRYLPDRFLPDKAIDLIDEAAAKLRMEITSKPEELEALDRRLMQLQMERLSLIEDRDRVSQERLRKIDQEIETISTQQEELSNQWQGEKQVLEAIKSLKQEEEQIRVQIEQAERNYDLNRAAQLKYGRLESLHQELEAKEATLSEIQARSSTLLREQVTESDVAEIVAKWTGIPVRRLLESERQKLLHLEQYLHQKVIGQDQAVKAVSAAIRRTRAGLKSPRRPIGSFLFLGPTGVGKTELARTLAEALFDSEQALVRLDMSEYMEKQTISRLLGAPPGYVGYEEGGQLSEAIRRRPYAVLLLDEIEKAHPDIFNILLQILDDGRVTDSQGRVVDFRNTIIVMTSNLGSELILEGTETLEFLEPKIRQLLAAQFRPEFLNRIDEMIIFHCLDREQLRQIVNLQLTQLQQLLSEQNLTLEVTVAAQDYLVEVGYDPAYGARPLRRAIQRELENALADLILSQNNPSPLKILADVQAGKLCLSLLTEPHLTLTGRT; encoded by the coding sequence GTGCAACCCACTGACCCGAATAAATTTACCGAAAAAGCCTGGGAAGCGGTCGTCAAATCCCAGGATATTGCCCGCCGCTACCGCCAACAACAACTGGAGGTGGAGCATTTACTGCTGGCGGTGCTGGAGCAGAACGATTTTGGTGCCAAAATGCTGGAGCAATCCGGCTGTGACCTCACCCAATGCACCCAACAAATTGATACCTTTGCCCGCCGTCAACCCCAGGTGAACAATGGCAGTGGGCAGTTGTATTTGGGGCGATTTTTAGACCTATTGTTAGACCGCTCAGAAGCGCAACGGCTGACCTGGACGGATGAACTGATCTCCGTGGAACATTTCCTGCTGGGTTTGGGGGAAGATGAACGCCTGGGTCGCCGGTTATTGCAAAATTTGGGGGTGACGACCGAGCAATTGACCGCCGCCATCAAGACCATTCGGGGCAACCAACGGGTGCAGGATGCCAGCCCGGAGTCCCATTACCAAGCCCTGGAACGCTATGGTCGGGATTTGACCGAACAGGCGCGGGCGGGGAAACTTGACCCGGTGATTGGCCGGGATGAGGAAATCCGGCGGGTGGTGCAGGTCTTGTCCCGGCGCACGAAAAATAATCCGGTCTTGATCGGGGAACCGGGGGTGGGAAAAACCGCCATTGCCGAGGGGTTGGCGCAACGGATTATCAATGGGGATGTGCCGGAATCCCTGAAAAATCGCCGCCTGATTTCCCTGGATTTGGGGAGTTTGGTGGCCGGTGCCCGCTACCGGGGCGACTTTGAAAAGCGGTTGCAGGCCGTCCTGCGGGAAGTCACCCAGGCGGAAGGCCAGGTGGTTTTGTTTGTGGATGAACTGCATACGGTGGTCGGTGCCGGTGCCACCCAGGGGACGATGGATGCCAGCAATTTGCTCAAACCCATGCTGGCACGGGGGGAATTGCGCTGTATTGGTGCCACTACCTTGGATGAATATCGTAAGTACATTGAAAAGGATGCGGCTCTGGAGCGGCGGTTCCAGCCCATCCGGGTGGAAGAACCCAGTTTGGACGACACGGTGGCTATTTTGCGGGGGTTGAAGGAACGCTACGAGGTGCATCACGGCGTAAAAATTGCCGATGCGGCTTTAGTTTCAGCGGTGGTGTTATCTATTCGTTACCTGCCCGACCGTTTTTTGCCGGACAAAGCCATTGATTTAATTGATGAGGCGGCGGCCAAACTCCGCATGGAAATCACCTCCAAACCGGAAGAATTAGAAGCCTTGGATCGCCGGTTAATGCAATTGCAAATGGAGCGGTTATCCCTCATCGAAGACCGGGATCGGGTCAGTCAAGAACGCCTGCGAAAAATTGACCAAGAAATTGAGACGATTAGTACCCAACAGGAAGAATTAAGCAATCAGTGGCAGGGGGAAAAACAGGTTTTAGAGGCGATTAAATCCCTAAAACAAGAAGAAGAACAAATTCGGGTGCAAATCGAACAGGCCGAACGCAATTACGATCTAAATCGAGCCGCCCAGTTAAAATATGGTCGCTTGGAATCCTTGCATCAGGAATTAGAAGCCAAAGAAGCCACCCTTTCGGAAATTCAAGCCCGCAGTTCTACCCTTTTGCGAGAACAGGTTACGGAATCCGATGTGGCGGAAATTGTCGCCAAATGGACGGGGATTCCGGTGCGGCGTTTGTTAGAATCCGAACGGCAGAAACTGTTGCACTTAGAGCAGTATTTGCATCAGAAAGTAATCGGGCAAGACCAGGCGGTAAAAGCGGTATCGGCGGCGATTCGTCGTACCCGAGCGGGCTTAAAATCCCCCCGTCGTCCGATTGGTTCTTTTTTGTTTCTCGGCCCAACCGGGGTGGGTAAAACGGAACTCGCCCGCACCTTAGCCGAAGCCCTATTTGACAGTGAACAAGCCCTGGTACGGTTGGATATGTCGGAATATATGGAAAAACAAACCATTTCCCGTTTGTTGGGGGCACCGCCGGGGTATGTGGGTTATGAAGAGGGGGGGCAACTATCGGAAGCCATTCGCCGCCGTCCCTACGCAGTTCTGCTATTAGATGAAATCGAAAAAGCCCACCCGGATATTTTTAATATATTACTGCAAATTTTAGACGATGGCCGGGTGACGGATTCCCAGGGGCGGGTGGTGGATTTTCGCAATACAATTATTGTGATGACCAGCAATTTGGGCAGTGAATTGATTTTAGAAGGCACGGAAACCCTAGAATTTTTAGAACCCAAAATTCGCCAACTCCTTGCCGCCCAATTTCGCCCGGAGTTTCTCAACCGCATTGATGAAATGATTATTTTCCATTGTTTAGACCGGGAACAACTCCGGCAGATTGTGAATTTACAACTAACCCAACTACAACAGTTATTATCTGAGCAAAATTTAACGTTGGAAGTGACGGTAGCGGCGCAGGATTACCTGGTCGAGGTGGGGTATGATCCGGCCTATGGGGCACGGCCATTGCGGCGAGCGATCCAACGGGAATTGGAGAATGCTTTAGCGGATTTGATCCTCAGCCAAAACAATCCTAGTCCTTTGAAAATTCTGGCGGATGTACAGGCGGGCAAGTTGTGTTTATCGCTGCTTACTGAACCCCATTTAACCCTCACTGGTCGCACTTGA
- a CDS encoding NAD(P)H-quinone oxidoreductase subunit F: MNQLILATVWLIPAYGLLGALVTLPWSLGLIQRTGSRPAAYLNILASVVAFLHGAWALVVGGGLAPQELTFHWLQVADLDLTLAVRLSPQSLLALTTVTTLTLIAQIFALGYMEKDWSLARFYGLMGFFEAALGGIALSDSLILSYMLLELLTLSTYLLVGFWYAQPLVVTAARDAFLTKRIGDVLFLMGVVALSSLGAGLTFTEISHWAATATLSPTVWALLGLALIAGPTGKCAQFPLHLWLDEAMEGPNPASILRNSIVVSAGAYVLDQLEPVLARSPVALDTLVILGTITAVGASLMAMAQIDMKRTLSHSTSAYLGLVFICVGLKQQEIAFLLLFAHGVAKALLFMSTGGIILTTSSQDITEMGGIWRRLPVTTTSFVVGALGLMGLFPLGIFWVFCRWFATVPGWILGLILLVNFLSALNLTRVFRLVFLGTTQPKTRRTPEVAWPMAVPMVAMIVITLLTPFFLNAGQITLGWEQSGKVLLLVITGILGCITGASLGLQRQWLRSTQTFWRFSQDFLAYDFYMERVYQATVVQWVRQISRLTAWLDRYVVDGLVNLVGVSTIFSGQLLRYSANGKSQVYLLTILIGVLVVFGFFLNGGK, encoded by the coding sequence ATGAATCAACTGATTTTGGCTACGGTTTGGTTGATCCCCGCCTATGGTTTGCTGGGGGCACTGGTAACTTTGCCTTGGTCTTTGGGGCTAATTCAGCGCACCGGGTCACGTCCGGCGGCTTATTTGAATATCTTGGCTTCGGTGGTGGCCTTTTTGCATGGGGCATGGGCTTTGGTGGTCGGGGGAGGTTTGGCACCGCAGGAATTAACGTTTCATTGGTTACAGGTTGCGGATTTGGATTTAACCTTGGCGGTGAGGTTATCTCCCCAAAGTTTGCTGGCCTTAACCACAGTGACAACCCTGACTTTAATTGCCCAAATTTTTGCCCTGGGGTACATGGAAAAGGATTGGTCATTGGCTCGTTTTTATGGTTTGATGGGCTTTTTTGAGGCGGCCTTGGGGGGAATTGCCCTGAGTGATTCCCTGATTTTGAGCTATATGTTATTAGAATTATTGACCCTATCTACCTATTTGTTGGTGGGTTTTTGGTATGCCCAACCCCTGGTGGTGACGGCGGCGCGGGATGCCTTTTTGACCAAACGGATTGGGGATGTTTTATTCCTCATGGGTGTGGTGGCTTTGTCCAGTTTGGGGGCGGGTTTGACCTTCACGGAAATTAGTCATTGGGCGGCGACGGCGACCCTATCACCCACGGTTTGGGCTTTGCTGGGTTTGGCGTTAATTGCCGGGCCGACGGGAAAATGCGCCCAGTTCCCCCTGCATTTGTGGTTGGATGAGGCGATGGAAGGTCCGAATCCGGCTTCTATTTTGCGAAATTCCATCGTGGTATCGGCGGGTGCTTACGTTTTAGACCAGCTAGAACCCGTACTCGCCCGTTCGCCGGTGGCTTTGGATACCCTGGTGATTCTGGGTACGATTACGGCGGTGGGGGCTTCCCTAATGGCGATGGCCCAAATTGACATGAAACGCACCCTTTCCCATTCCACCAGTGCTTATTTAGGATTGGTGTTTATTTGTGTGGGTTTGAAACAACAGGAGATTGCCTTCCTGCTCCTGTTTGCCCATGGGGTGGCGAAGGCTCTTTTATTTATGAGTACCGGCGGGATAATTCTCACCACCTCCAGTCAAGATATTACGGAAATGGGGGGAATATGGCGGAGATTGCCGGTAACCACCACCAGTTTTGTGGTGGGAGCTTTGGGGTTGATGGGTCTATTTCCCTTGGGTATATTTTGGGTCTTTTGTCGGTGGTTTGCCACGGTGCCGGGCTGGATTTTGGGATTGATTTTGCTGGTGAATTTCTTAAGTGCTTTGAACCTCACCCGGGTATTTCGTTTGGTATTTTTGGGTACAACTCAACCGAAAACCCGCCGTACCCCGGAGGTGGCGTGGCCGATGGCAGTGCCAATGGTGGCCATGATTGTCATTACTTTGTTGACTCCTTTTTTCCTGAATGCGGGGCAAATAACCCTGGGATGGGAGCAATCGGGGAAAGTCCTGCTGTTGGTGATTACCGGGATTTTGGGGTGTATAACGGGAGCCAGCTTAGGTCTGCAACGCCAGTGGTTGCGCTCAACCCAAACCTTTTGGCGGTTTAGTCAGGATTTTTTGGCCTACGATTTCTACATGGAGCGGGTGTATCAGGCGACGGTGGTGCAGTGGGTACGGCAAATCTCGCGCTTGACGGCTTGGCTGGATCGGTATGTGGTGGACGGTTTGGTAAATTTGGTGGGGGTTTCCACCATTTTTAGTGGGCAATTACTGAGATATAGTGCCAATGGCAAATCGCAAGTGTATCTCTTAACCATCCTCATCGGCGTACTGGTGGTGTTTGGCTTCTTTCTAAATGGCGGCAAATAG
- a CDS encoding nuclease-related domain-containing DEAD/DEAH box helicase — MTRFISPSKDELHHLRTPLTIGEKRVFEFFNQNLSEDWEIYIQPHLNGLRPDFVLLNPKVGIAVFEVKDWDLAAMPYHIRYSSTESNNPELWATSRDGRNFRIKDNPVEKVLLYKNSIANLYCPQINNNCADQSTAYLSLITAGVIVTTADTRSLEELFSPFYQARNLLGKAKLYHPLAGCDALLLNDLETVFPTANRWRISKFMKPELATSLRGWLVEPDFSATQRQPLELNPKQRQLATSRTISGYRRIRGAAGSGKSLVLAARAAQLSIEYKDTLVVSFNITLWHYLRDLAVRYSLPGKTINRYITWLHFHEWCKQVICGEAGLDNEYKALWRENSNIFEILEIEIVQLTNKAIDIAGTQITKYDVILVDEGQDYNPIWWNTLRRVLKADREMVLVADETQDLYERARSWTEDAMNGAGFSGPWVQLETCYRMPHSLIKYLRDFAKRYLPDLKLNLPTAQASELDLYPTNLRWLQLSSSQSVSRECVSAALKMPGLATPDVIAYPDIVLLLPTHKLGLACVSLLNEQKFNVIHIFDEDQQEQKSRKMAFFMGDARIKACTIHSFKGWEARYMVIAISEDTNIESAYVAMSRLKRHTEGSYLTVVCSNPILEDFGRTWENFIRL; from the coding sequence ATGACCCGATTTATTTCGCCATCGAAAGATGAGCTACATCATCTCAGAACGCCTCTAACGATAGGGGAGAAAAGAGTCTTTGAGTTTTTTAATCAAAATCTTTCAGAAGATTGGGAGATATATATTCAGCCTCACTTGAATGGCTTACGCCCAGATTTTGTTTTACTGAATCCGAAGGTTGGAATTGCTGTTTTTGAGGTTAAGGACTGGGATCTAGCGGCAATGCCGTATCACATAAGGTATTCATCAACTGAATCCAATAACCCAGAGCTATGGGCAACATCGAGAGATGGCAGAAATTTTCGGATTAAAGACAATCCCGTTGAAAAAGTTCTCCTCTATAAAAACAGTATTGCTAACTTATACTGTCCACAAATTAATAATAATTGCGCTGATCAATCCACTGCCTATCTTTCCTTGATCACGGCTGGAGTGATCGTGACAACCGCAGATACTAGAAGTCTAGAAGAGTTGTTTTCCCCTTTCTATCAGGCGCGGAACCTCCTTGGAAAAGCTAAACTTTACCATCCACTGGCAGGATGTGATGCTCTCCTATTAAATGATCTAGAAACTGTTTTTCCTACCGCAAATCGATGGCGCATTTCTAAATTCATGAAGCCTGAACTTGCTACATCTTTGCGAGGTTGGCTAGTCGAGCCAGACTTTTCAGCTACTCAACGACAGCCGCTAGAGCTTAATCCTAAACAACGGCAATTGGCAACAAGCCGTACCATATCTGGGTATCGTCGTATTCGTGGTGCTGCTGGTTCTGGTAAATCATTAGTATTGGCGGCGAGAGCCGCTCAGTTATCAATTGAATACAAAGATACCTTAGTCGTTTCGTTCAATATTACATTATGGCATTATCTCCGAGATTTAGCAGTCCGGTATTCCCTGCCAGGTAAAACGATTAATCGCTACATTACATGGCTCCACTTTCATGAATGGTGTAAGCAAGTCATCTGCGGCGAGGCAGGTCTAGATAATGAGTACAAGGCACTTTGGCGAGAGAATTCAAACATTTTTGAAATACTAGAAATTGAGATTGTGCAACTAACTAACAAGGCAATTGATATTGCAGGGACACAAATCACAAAGTATGATGTCATTCTTGTTGATGAAGGACAAGACTACAACCCTATCTGGTGGAATACGCTACGACGAGTCCTAAAGGCGGATCGTGAGATGGTTCTAGTTGCTGATGAGACACAAGACCTCTATGAACGAGCTAGGAGTTGGACAGAAGATGCTATGAATGGTGCAGGCTTTAGCGGTCCCTGGGTACAACTAGAAACCTGCTATCGAATGCCTCATTCGCTTATTAAATACTTGAGGGACTTTGCAAAACGATATTTGCCTGACTTAAAACTTAACTTGCCAACGGCACAAGCATCTGAATTAGATTTATATCCTACAAACCTTAGATGGTTACAACTTAGCTCTTCTCAGTCAGTATCGAGAGAGTGCGTTAGTGCTGCACTCAAAATGCCTGGTTTAGCTACCCCAGATGTTATTGCTTACCCAGATATTGTTCTTCTCCTTCCAACTCATAAGTTGGGGCTAGCTTGTGTATCACTCCTTAACGAACAAAAATTTAATGTTATTCATATCTTTGATGAAGATCAACAAGAACAGAAGAGCCGGAAAATGGCATTTTTTATGGGTGATGCTCGAATCAAAGCTTGTACGATTCACAGTTTTAAGGGATGGGAAGCTCGCTACATGGTTATTGCTATTTCTGAAGACACAAATATTGAGTCTGCTTATGTTGCAATGAGTCGGCTAAAACGACACACAGAAGGAAGTTATCTAACTGTTGTCTGTTCCAATCCAATCCTCGAAGATTTTGGCAGAACTTGGGAAAATTTTATAAGGCTATAA
- the atpA gene encoding F0F1 ATP synthase subunit alpha: MISIRPDEISQIIRQQIEQYDQTVQVANVGTVLQVGDGIARIYGLDKVMASELLEFSDGTVGVALNLEQDNVGAVLMGSGRDISEGSTVKATGKIAQIPVGDGMIGRVVDPLGRPIDGKGAVASTENRLLESPAPGIVARRSVYEPMQTGITAIDSMIPIGRGQRELIIGDRQTGKTAIALDTILNQGDQDVVCVYVAIGQKASSVAQVVGVLEERGAMKYTVVVAANADEPATLQYLAPYTGAAIAEYFMYKGKATLVIYDDLSKQAQAYRQMSLLLRRPPGREAYPGDVFYLHSRLLERAAKLNDALGGGSMTALPIIETQAGDVSAYIPTNVISITDGQIFLSADLFNAGLRPAINVGISVSRVGSAAQIKAMKQVAGKLKLELAQFAELEAFSQFASDLDKATREQLARGQRIREMLKQPQFSPISVEEQVAIIFACTNGYVDDLPREQVQPFLTGLREYLRANKAQYAETVRAEKKLTPDAEALLKSAISEYKASFTA, translated from the coding sequence ATGATCAGTATCCGCCCCGATGAAATTAGTCAGATTATCCGCCAGCAAATCGAGCAGTACGACCAGACGGTGCAGGTGGCGAACGTGGGTACCGTGCTCCAGGTGGGGGACGGCATTGCCCGCATTTATGGCCTAGACAAGGTGATGGCCTCGGAATTGCTGGAATTTAGCGATGGCACGGTGGGGGTCGCCCTGAATCTGGAGCAGGACAACGTGGGGGCGGTGCTGATGGGGAGTGGCCGGGACATTTCCGAGGGCAGTACGGTGAAGGCCACCGGCAAAATCGCCCAGATTCCGGTGGGGGATGGCATGATTGGCCGGGTGGTTGACCCCCTGGGGCGACCCATTGATGGGAAAGGGGCGGTGGCCTCTACGGAAAACCGGTTGTTGGAATCGCCGGCACCGGGGATTGTCGCCCGCCGGTCGGTCTATGAACCGATGCAGACCGGGATTACGGCCATTGACTCCATGATTCCCATCGGGCGGGGACAGCGGGAGTTGATCATCGGTGACCGGCAAACCGGTAAGACGGCGATTGCCCTGGACACGATTTTGAACCAGGGGGATCAGGATGTGGTCTGCGTGTATGTCGCCATCGGCCAAAAGGCTTCCTCCGTGGCGCAGGTGGTGGGGGTACTGGAGGAACGGGGGGCGATGAAATACACGGTAGTGGTGGCGGCCAATGCGGATGAACCGGCCACGTTGCAGTATTTGGCACCCTACACGGGGGCGGCGATTGCCGAGTATTTTATGTACAAGGGCAAGGCGACCCTGGTGATTTACGATGATTTGTCCAAGCAAGCCCAGGCCTACCGGCAGATGTCGTTGCTGTTGCGGCGGCCACCGGGGCGGGAAGCCTACCCTGGGGATGTGTTTTACTTACACTCCCGGTTGTTGGAGCGGGCGGCCAAGCTGAACGATGCCCTGGGCGGGGGCAGTATGACGGCTCTGCCCATCATTGAAACCCAGGCGGGGGATGTGTCAGCCTATATCCCAACTAATGTGATTTCGATTACTGATGGGCAGATTTTCCTGTCGGCAGACCTGTTCAACGCCGGGTTACGGCCAGCGATCAACGTGGGGATTTCCGTGTCCCGGGTGGGTTCGGCGGCGCAGATCAAGGCCATGAAGCAGGTGGCGGGCAAACTCAAACTGGAATTGGCGCAGTTTGCCGAATTGGAGGCATTTTCCCAATTTGCCTCGGATTTGGACAAGGCCACCCGGGAGCAGTTGGCGCGGGGTCAGCGGATTCGGGAAATGCTCAAGCAACCGCAATTTTCGCCGATTTCCGTAGAGGAGCAGGTGGCAATTATCTTTGCCTGTACCAACGGCTATGTGGATGACCTACCCCGGGAGCAGGTGCAACCCTTTTTGACCGGGTTGCGGGAGTACCTGCGGGCGAACAAAGCCCAGTACGCCGAGACCGTGCGGGCGGAGAAAAAACTCACCCCCGATGCGGAAGCTCTGCTCAAGTCAGCGATTAGCGAATACAAAGCCAGTTTCACCGCCTAG
- a CDS encoding phosphate-starvation-inducible PsiE family protein yields MIKRFFRSLIHVWHDEPFLAIIGALESVIARFLSLAMMVVIIVGTIDLIRLLISDLSAEPKGFFSQSLFTIFGAFLNILIALEILENITGYLRKHVFQVELVIATSLIAVARKIIILDLDKTTGLSLIGLASAVLALAVSYWIIRKSSATSEG; encoded by the coding sequence ATGATAAAACGTTTTTTTCGGTCGCTGATCCATGTCTGGCATGATGAGCCTTTTTTAGCCATAATTGGAGCACTGGAATCCGTCATTGCCCGTTTTCTTTCCCTGGCGATGATGGTGGTCATCATTGTCGGTACAATTGATCTGATTCGATTACTTATCAGTGATTTAAGTGCGGAACCAAAAGGTTTTTTTAGTCAGAGTTTATTTACGATTTTCGGGGCATTTTTGAATATTTTAATCGCTCTGGAAATTTTAGAAAATATCACCGGTTATTTGCGTAAACACGTATTTCAGGTGGAGTTGGTCATTGCCACTTCCCTGATCGCCGTGGCACGAAAAATAATTATCCTGGATTTAGATAAAACCACCGGTTTGAGTTTAATCGGTTTAGCTTCAGCGGTGCTGGCACTGGCGGTAAGTTATTGGATTATTCGCAAATCAAGTGCGACCAGTGAGGGTTAA
- a CDS encoding F0F1 ATP synthase subunit gamma — protein sequence MPNLKTIRDRIKSVKNTRKITEAMRLVAAAKVRRAQEQVLATRPFADRLAQVLYGLQSRLQLENLDVPLLQQRPVQRVALLILSGDRGLCGAYNATVIRRADNRITELKQLGLEYVLIPVGRKATQYFTRRQHPIDRSFTGLEQIPTAEEARRISQELLSLFLSEDVDRVELIYTRFVSLISSRPVVQTILPMSVQGLEPQDDEIFRLTTREGRLEVERTPRTPTPGELFPQEMVFEQDPVQIFSALLPLYLNNQVLRALQEAASSELASRMTAMNNASDNAKALIKTLTLSYNKARQAAITQQILEVVSGANALKD from the coding sequence ATGCCCAACTTAAAAACGATCCGGGATCGGATTAAATCCGTGAAAAATACCCGCAAAATCACCGAGGCCATGCGGTTGGTGGCGGCGGCCAAGGTGCGGCGGGCGCAGGAGCAGGTGTTGGCCACCCGGCCTTTTGCCGACCGGCTTGCCCAGGTGTTGTACGGTTTGCAATCCCGGTTGCAGTTGGAAAACCTGGATGTACCCTTGTTGCAACAACGCCCGGTGCAACGGGTAGCCCTGTTGATCCTGTCCGGGGATCGGGGGTTGTGCGGTGCCTACAATGCCACGGTCATCCGGCGGGCGGATAACCGGATCACAGAACTGAAACAACTGGGTTTGGAGTACGTTTTGATTCCGGTGGGGCGCAAGGCCACCCAGTATTTCACCCGGCGGCAACACCCGATTGACCGTTCGTTTACGGGGTTGGAGCAGATTCCCACCGCCGAGGAAGCCCGCCGGATTAGCCAGGAACTGCTGAGCCTGTTTCTCTCCGAGGATGTGGATCGGGTGGAATTGATCTACACCCGCTTTGTGTCCCTGATTAGCTCCCGTCCCGTGGTGCAGACGATTTTACCCATGTCCGTGCAGGGCTTGGAACCCCAGGATGATGAGATTTTCCGGCTCACGACCCGGGAAGGCCGCCTGGAGGTGGAACGCACCCCCCGCACCCCAACTCCCGGCGAGCTATTCCCCCAGGAGATGGTATTTGAGCAAGACCCGGTGCAGATTTTCAGTGCCCTTTTGCCCCTGTATTTGAATAACCAAGTTTTGCGGGCATTGCAGGAGGCGGCTTCCAGCGAATTGGCTTCCCGGATGACGGCCATGAACAACGCCAGTGACAACGCCAAAGCCCTGATTAAGACGCTTACCTTGTCTTACAACAAAGCCCGCCAAGCGGCCATTACCCAGCAAATTCTGGAGGTGGTGTCTGGAGCGAATGCGCTTAAGGATTAG